One segment of bacterium DNA contains the following:
- a CDS encoding TdeIII family type II restriction endonuclease: MVLTREQIKKIENTVKESLRNKFQSYKPETNNMPFHYRLLGQDRMALFSFIHSLNTTFGTSIFEPVAETLASLNFSVAQKQFVVGDTISEQAQNEIQRIMNELTIGNGPNKAEEIARIRKGCNKGTMNKLKTVKVDLFIKERV; this comes from the coding sequence ATGGTTCTTACAAGGGAACAAATAAAGAAAATTGAAAATACTGTCAAGGAAAGTCTGAGAAATAAATTTCAATCGTATAAACCAGAAACAAATAATATGCCATTCCATTATCGTTTGCTTGGGCAGGATAGAATGGCACTATTTTCTTTTATCCATTCTTTAAATACCACTTTTGGCACTTCTATTTTTGAACCTGTAGCAGAAACACTTGCCAGCTTAAACTTTTCGGTTGCGCAAAAACAGTTTGTGGTAGGCGATACAATCAGCGAACAGGCACAAAATGAAATACAACGCATAATGAATGAACTGACTATTGGAAATGGCCCAAATAAAGCAGAAGAAATCGCAAGGATAAGAAAAGGTTGCAACAAGGGCACAATGAATAAATTGAAAACCGTAAAGGTTGATTTGTTTATCAAGGAGAGAGTATGA
- a CDS encoding DJ-1/PfpI family protein: protein MNCQKIGIFIEDEWVAKSYHTIIKEVKKAGYLPLLITTNKEWDNGERKSIPLGNEPVYRLVVDLSIDEVNIDDFLGFLFPGGYWIDRLRWWLMKEKEPGVLERPEPRALLEKILQSEKHLIGVICHSMWLLASFKDIVKAKEVTCAYNIIDDVRNAGFTYVDKDVHVDGNLVTGRMSDHSDTFIKEFLNQLERR from the coding sequence ATGAATTGCCAAAAGATTGGTATATTTATTGAGGATGAGTGGGTCGCTAAAAGTTATCACACCATTATCAAAGAGGTCAAAAAGGCTGGTTATCTCCCTCTCTTAATTACCACAAATAAGGAATGGGATAATGGTGAAAGAAAGAGTATCCCATTGGGTAATGAACCTGTCTATCGGCTGGTTGTCGATCTGAGCATTGATGAAGTAAATATTGATGATTTTCTTGGTTTCCTCTTTCCTGGGGGATACTGGATAGATCGGTTGCGCTGGTGGCTGATGAAGGAGAAAGAACCAGGTGTGTTGGAAAGGCCTGAACCCAGAGCCCTGCTTGAAAAAATACTGCAATCTGAAAAACATCTTATCGGCGTTATCTGTCATTCCATGTGGCTGCTTGCCAGTTTCAAAGATATAGTCAAGGCAAAAGAGGTAACCTGTGCCTATAATATTATAGATGATGTGAGAAACGCAGGGTTTACTTATGTAGATAAGGATGTCCATGTGGATGGTAATCTGGTTACCGGTCGGATGAGCGATCATTCGGATACTTTTATCAAAGAGTTTTTAAATCAATTAGAAAGGAGGTAG
- a CDS encoding transposase zinc-binding domain-containing protein, whose translation MMIEGIYTPRYHLDTRFYQIFANHYRDFCSCYDERFRKTYGNFRFVVDKVVDKFLRCGKPKDGFAYVECEECGHRFLVPFSCKTRMCPSCGQKRLLEWSEWLFEEVLFNVEHRHWVFTIPACLRWCFRFHRELLGDLAACAADTLTYYMQQMSGHKEAYPGIIAVIQTAGDRLTWNPHIHIIATVGCLSPDRRYYGMRSDYRKSWRKDIFRIYEVDPLKCPECGGNMRMLEIICKKEDIEEILKTMPKPKKWFYHGKCLWRMIPCLNSHLFLNPTFSQPKPTSQDKCVQNLIDKMNPSRFCFIKNIFEPNF comes from the coding sequence ATGATGATTGAGGGCATATACACACCAAGATATCATTTAGATACCAGATTTTACCAGATATTTGCCAATCATTATCGAGATTTTTGTAGCTGCTATGATGAAAGATTCCGCAAGACTTATGGTAACTTCAGATTTGTGGTAGATAAGGTAGTAGATAAGTTTTTACGCTGTGGCAAGCCAAAGGATGGATTTGCTTATGTGGAATGTGAGGAGTGTGGGCATAGATTTTTAGTACCCTTTTCGTGCAAAACCAGGATGTGCCCTTCGTGTGGACAGAAGAGATTGTTAGAGTGGAGTGAATGGTTATTTGAGGAGGTATTGTTCAATGTAGAGCATAGGCATTGGGTATTTACTATTCCCGCGTGTTTGCGGTGGTGTTTTAGATTCCATCGAGAGTTACTGGGAGATTTAGCCGCATGTGCTGCTGATACGCTGACTTACTATATGCAACAGATGAGTGGGCACAAAGAGGCATATCCTGGAATAATCGCTGTCATTCAGACTGCCGGAGATAGACTAACCTGGAATCCTCATATCCATATTATTGCTACGGTGGGGTGTCTTTCACCAGATAGAAGATACTATGGTATGAGGAGTGATTATCGTAAGAGCTGGAGAAAGGACATCTTTCGGATATATGAGGTGGATCCGTTGAAGTGTCCAGAATGTGGTGGTAATATGCGGATGTTAGAGATTATTTGCAAAAAAGAGGATATTGAGGAAATCCTGAAGACCATGCCAAAACCTAAGAAATGGTTCTACCATGGCAAATGCCTCTGGAGGATGATACCCTGCCTGAATTCTCACCTGTTTCTTAACCCTACTTTTTCCCAACCAAAGCCAACCAGTCAGGATAAGTGTGTCCAAAATCTGATAGATAAAATGAATCCTTCTCGTTTTTGCTTCATCAAAAATATTTTTGAGCCTAATTTTTGA